In Brachybacterium fresconis, the genomic stretch CGACCTCGCCGAGGTCGCCGACGCCTCGCGGCAGGTGCTGTGGATGGGCAAGAACAACATCCTCGACGTCGCCGGGGTGCTGGCGGACACCCAGCGGATGTGGGACGCCGCCAGGACGCCGGAGACGGACACCCTCGTGCTCGGCCAGTGGTGCACCGAGGCCGACGCGGACGGCTCGGAGACCGGGGACGCCGTCGCGGCCGTCAACGCCGAGCAGGCCCGCCGCTACGGGGAGCACTTCCTGGACCTCCAGCAGCTGCTGACTGAATATTCGCGTCACTGGGGTCCGTCGGTAGCGCGTCTCGGGGCCGGTGCGCGAGTCGGGGTGTAGCGCGCTCGGGGGCCACCGACGGTGTGCTTGGGGGCCACGTCCATAGGCTCCTTCCGCCGCGTGTATAGGGCACGTGGCGGAAGGAGCAATCGGAAATGGTACGGAAGATTAGAGCGAAGCTCGTGCTGCAGCTGCGGGCGGAGGGCTTGTCCGGGCGGGCGATCGCGGCGTCGCAGGGCATGTCGCGCAAGAGCATCACGGCAGTACTGGAAGCTGCAGACGCGGCCGAGATCAGCTGGGACGATGTCGCCGACTTCCCTGACGGGGAGGTGTATGCCTGGTTGTTCCCGGGCCGGGGTGAGCATGAGAGCGTGTTCGCCCAGCCGGACTGGGAACGCGCCCACCGCGAGATGGCCCGGGTGGGGGTGACGCTGAAGCTGCTGCACGGTGAGTACGTCGATGCCTGCGCTGCTGCGGGAGATCCGGCGATGGGCTATGACCGGTTCTGCAAGACCTACCAGCGTCATGTCCTGGTCACCGGGGCCGCCTCCCGGGTCGGGCACAAGGCTGCCGCGAGCGTGGAGGTCGACTGGTCCGGCCCCACGATGACGCTGAGCGACCCGGTCACCGGGAAGGAGACCAGGGTCTACCTGTTCGTGGGGTGCCTGCCGTTTAGCCGCTACGCGTTCGCCTGGCCGGCGCTGGATATGCGTCAGGACACCTGGCAGCGCGCGCATGTGGCGATGTTCGAGGCCTTCGGCGGGTCGACGCCCCGGGTCGTGCCGGACAACCTCAAGACCGGGGTGATCAAGCATCCCCGCGAGGGCGAGGTCGTCCTCAACGACGCCTACCGGGAGATGGCCGCGCACTACTCCGCGGCAGTCCTTCCCGGCCGGATCAAGAAGCCCAAGGACAAGGCCAGCGTGGAGAACACGGTCGCGCACGTGGCGACCTGGATCATCGCGGGACTGCGGGATCGACGATTCACCTCGCTGCCGGAGTTGACAGCAGCGGTCGCCGAGCGGATGGACGAGTACAACGCCGAGCCGTTCCAGAAGCGGCCCGGGTCTCGGGCCAGCGTCTTCACCGCGGAGGAGAAGCCGTTGCTGACCGTGCTGCCGGCGGTGGGCTATGAGATCTCGCGGTGGGTCTATGCCCGCCGGGTCGGACGCAACGCGCACGTGGTCTGGGAACGGAACTACTACTCGGTGCCGTTCGCTCATATCGGGGAGCGGGTGGATCTGCGGATCACCGACCGGGCGTTGGAGGTCTATCGCGGCACCGAGCGGCTGACCAGCCACCTGCTGCTGCCGGAGACTGCGGCCAATGAGTACCGCACCAACGAGGCTGACCTTCCCGGTGGGGAGCGTTACCAGCCCTGGGACGCTGCACGAGTGAGGGCGTGGGCCGAGCGGATCGGCCCCGCAGCCGTGACCGTGATCGACCGGATCTTCGAGTCCGTGCCCATCGATGAGCAGGGCCTGGACGCCGCGCTGGCGGTGCTGCGCCTATCGCGCCGCTACTCCAGTGAACGGGTAGAAGCGGCCTGCCAGCTGGCGCTGGCCGGGAGGGTGAGGTCGCCGCGTTATGCGCACCTGCACCCCATTTTGGCGACCGGCCAGGACCGGATGGCCGCGTTGCGGCCACCACGAGAAGAGAACGCTGAGCAGGGCGGTTACGTCCGTGGCGGCGACTACTACGCCGGAGGTGTGAAGTGAGCGTCATCGATATCGAGACCAAGCGCAAGCTGCGCGAGATGGGCGCGGCACCGCTGCTGGAAGCGTTCGAGACCCAGGATGAGAACCTCGTGCTGGGGATGGGGTTCGAAGACCGTCTCCAGCTCGCCGTCGACGAGGCCCACTCGATGTTCACCCACGCGAAGGTCGAAGGACTGATCCGCCGGGCCAGACTGCGTTACCCCGGTGCTGACCTCCGCCGGCTCGACCTGATCGAGCAGCGCGGCCTGGACCGCAACGTGATCACCCAGCTCGCGACGTGCTCATTCATCGCCCGCCAGCAGAACGTCGTCTTCCAGGGCTTCACCGGCTCGGGGAAGTCGTATCTGGGATGCGCATTGGCCAAACAGGCTTGCCAGCACCGAATCCGTGCCCACTACATCCGGATGCCCGACCTCGCCGAGGCCTGGGCCCTGGCCCGCGACAAGCCCCAGGGGAAGAACAAGTTCCTGCGGAAATACGCAGCGTTCAGCCTGCTGGTGATCGACGAGTGGCTCCTGGACCACCCTGACGCGGACATGCGCTACATGCTGCTGGAGCTCCTCGAACACCGCTACGACAACGCCTCGACCGTGTTCTGCACCCAGTACGCGAAGAAGGACTGGCACCAACGCCTCGGCTCCGGAGTCCACGCCGACGCGATCATGGACCGGATCGTCCACAACACCATCTGGGTCGATACCGGCAGCCACAACATGCGCGAGCACGTCGCCACGCTCAAGTAACCAACCCCGGTGGAGGCCGGCGGCCCCGACAGCCGCGACCGCTGGCCCCCACCGGCACTACCCCTGGCCCCCAGAGGCAATATCCGGTGGCCTCCACAGCTTCAAATATTCAGCTGACCGGCGAGGAGGGGCTGCGCTGCTCCCCGCTCGCCCCCCTGACGCTGCTGGACCAGGGAAGCACCCAGGCGGCGCTGGAGCGCGGCGTCGTGCCCCCGCTGCTCGTGGCCACGGACGGCATCCACCTCAACGGCTGGGGGAACCTCGCGGTGAGCTGGGCCCTCGTCCGTCGGATGCAGGAGCTGCGATGGCTATGAGGCGACCCGCGCCGCCCCGCCTGCGCGAGGGCCGGCCCGGCACCCCGACGGCCGTGATGTCGCCGGTTCGCTCCGCCGTCGTCGGCCCCGCTCCCGCTCGTGCCTCCATCGCCCCCTCCCCGGCCGACGCGTCCCCGTCGACGGGCCCCGCCCCGACCCCCGGATCAGGTCCCGCCGCGGTCCGGCGCGCCCCGTCCCGTCGGGCCCTGCTGCTGACCGGCACCGCCGCCGCGGTGACCGCCGCTGTCTCCTCCGGAGCGCTGCTCAGCAGGGGTGAGGGCTCCACCCCGACCGCTTCCGCCGGCGGCGGAGGATCCGGAGACCCCGGCGCGACCAGGACATTCTTCGATGCGGCGACGGACGACGAGGTGCGAACCGCGATGGAATGGGCCGACGCCACCGGCGTGCAGCCGGCGCAGGAAGGGTCCCACCACGCCCCCGAGGAGCCCGTCACCCGCGCGGACCTCGCCCTCGCGCTGCACCGCTTCGCCGGCTCCCCCGCCGTCCCGCTGGGGACGACCCCCGCGCTGCTCACGGATCTCGGCGAGGACCCCGACCGCGCCGCGGCCCTGCTCTGGCTGCACGGGCGCGGTGCGCTCTGGGGCGACGCCTCCTTGCAGGTGCATCCCGGGCGGACGGCGACCCGAGGCTGCACCGCGAGCGTGCTGACCGCCCTGCTGCGCCCCGCCCTGGCCGGGGCCGGTGCCGTCTGGGACGTCCCGGACGACTCCGCGCTCCCACATCCGGTCGAGCCCTGGAGCGCGCTCGCGGCGGCGCGGTGGCTCGAGGCCACGGGCATCGTCTCCGGGGTCCCCGCCGGCTTCGACCGGGCCGACGAGGAGAGCACGACCCGCGGCGATCTCGCCCTCTGCCTGCATCGGGCCGACGCCGTCATCGCCGCCGCGTCGGCCTGACGCCGACCCGGGGCCCGGACCGATCGCGCAAGATCACGCCCGGGAAATCCTTCGACGTGTCGGTGCTCACGCATAGGGTTGAGCCATGCCATCGACCCCTGCTCATGCTGCCTACCTCCGCCATCCCGACGTCCGCGGCGACACCGTCGTCTTCACCGCGGCCGACGACGTGTGGCTCGCTCCCCTCGCCGGCGGCCGCGCCTGGCGCCTGACCGACGAGGGCGCCCCCGTCGCCCACCCCCGGTTCTCCCCCGACGGCGCCCACGTCGCCTACACCTCCCGCACCTCCGGCGGTCCCGAGGTGTGGGTCATCGCCACCGAGGGCGACACCGCCCCCCGCCGGCTGACCACCTGGGGAAAACCGTCCACGAAGCTCGTCGGCTGGCTGCCGGACGGCCGTGTCATCGCCTCCACCAGCTACCGCGCTCCCGTCGCCCGGGACGCGCAGCTGTGGGCGATCGACCTCGCCGGCCACGCGGAGCTGCTGCCCCTGGGCCGGTCCGGCGAAGTCGCGATCCATCCGTCGGGCACCACCGTGGTCGCCACCCCGACGGGTCGGGACCAGGCCTCCTGGAAGCACTACCAGGGCGGCACCGCCGCGAAGCTCTGGATCTCCCACGAAGACGTGGCGCTGGACGCCCCGCTCGCCGCGCACGCCGCCCGCGACTGGGAGCGCCTGCTCGACGACATCCTGGCCTCCAAGCGGCGCATCGCCTGGCACGGGGACCGCCTGATCTTCGCCTCCGACACCCCCGGGCCCACCGCCGCCCGCACCGACCGCGCCACCGCGAACCTGTGGTCCGTGGCGCTGGACGGCTCCGACCTGCGGGCCCACACCTCGCTGACCTCCGAGCAGGGCTACCTCCGGGAGCCCGCCACCGACGGCAGCACCATCGTGTTCACCTCCCGCGGCCGACTGTTCGCGATGGACTCGCTGGACGCCGCCCCGCGCGAGGTCGAGATCCTGGCCTCCGGCGTCGGCGCCGCCCGGCTGCCGCGCCCGGCCTCCCCGAGAGCGAACCTGCTGGCCATGCGTCCGGTGCACGACGCCCGCGCCAGCGTCGTCGAGTGGCGGGGCGGCGCCCATGCCCTCACCCACCGCGGCGGCCCGGCGCGGCTGCTCGCAGGCACCTGCGGTCTGCGGCTGCGGGAGGTCCGTCCGCTGGGCCGTTCCCCCTTCGCCCTGTTCGTCACCGACGCGGAGGCCCTCGCGGACCGCGAGACGGGCGGCGTCGGCTCCGACGTGCTGGGCCTGGCCCGCCTGGACGGGGGCGGCGAAGAGATCCGCTTCGACCTCGGCGACGTCGGCCGGATCCTGCACGCCATCCCGTCCCCCGATGGGTCCAAGGTCGCGATCTCCACCCACGACAACGTGGTGCGCCTGGTGACGCTGCGCGGCCTCACCGACCCGGCGAAGACCTCCCCGGCGCCCTCGAGCACCGGCTCCTCCCTGTGGGAGCAGGAGGGCGAGAGCGGCCCGGAGGCGCCCCGGCTCGATCACGTGCGCGAGGTGGGTCGCTCCACCGGCGGCGAGGTCGCGGACCTGGCCTGGTCCCCGGACGGCCGCTGGCTGGTGTGGTCCGAGCCGAACTCCTGGATGCTCAGCCGGCTGATGATCTCCGACTCCGAGGACGCCGAACCGATGGGCCGTGCGCTCACCTCGGGCAAGTACCAGGACGCCGCGCCGGCCTTCAGCGCGGATGGCAAGCACCTGGCGCTGCTGTCGCTGCGCACCTTCGAGACGGTCTACGACGACATGGTCTTCGACCTCGGCTTCGTCAACGCCGAGCGACCCTTCCTGATCCCGCTCGAGCGCTCGACGCCCGATCCCTTCGGGCCGCAGGCCGATGGCTGGGGCGCGAGCACCGAGGACGACGAGGCCGCTCAGAAGTCCGGCGACACGGACCCCGCCGGGCACGGCGCGGCGGGAGCGCATGCCGCGACCTCCGGCGCCGGCTCGGCCGCGGATCACCCGGCCGGCGTCACCAGTCCCTCCGGGGCCGACGAGGCGACGAAGCCGCCGGTCACCCGCGTGGACCTGGAGTCCATCGAGGAGCGCCTGGTGCCGTTCCCGGTGCTGTCGGGCTCCTACTCGCACCTGACCGCGGTCAGCGGCGGCTTCGTCTGGCTGCGCCACCCGCAGCAGGGCGTGCTGGGCTCCGCCCGCGCGGGCGTGGAGGGCGAGGAGCCCGGGCCCACGCTCGAGCACTGGGCCCTGGCCGACCGCAAGCTCACCGTGCTCGCGGAGGACGTCTCCGATCTCGCCGTCTCCGGCGATGGGGAGTCCCTGGTCATCAAGCAGGGCAAGAGCTGGGTGCAGGTCCCCGCCGCCCGGAAGGTCGAGGATGAAGACCCTGCCCGCGTGGTCATCGACACCGGCCGCCTGCGGCTGTTCGTCGACCCGGTCGAGGAGCGTCGCGGGATGCTCTGGGACAACTACCGGATCATGGCGCAGCAGTACTGGCGTGCGGACATGGACGGCATGGACTGGCACGCGATGACCTCCTGGTACGACCCGGTGATCGAGCGAGTGGTCACCGAGGACGACTTCCAGGACCTGATGTGGGAGGTCCAGGGCGAGCTCGGCACCTCCCACGCCTACGTGATGGGCGGCGTGTACCAGGCCGATCCCCCGATGCTGCCGGCCTACCTCGGGGCCGACATCGTCCCTCGCGACGGGCGCTGGGTCATCGACCGCATCCTGCCCGGGGACTCCTCCGACCCCGACGCCCGGTCCCCGCTGCTGGCACCGGGCGTGGCCGCCCAGGTGGGCGATGCGATCGTGCGCGTGGACGGGCGCGAGGTCGGCCCCGACGGCGGCGGCGTGCTGGGCCAGCTGGTCGGCTCCGCGGACACCCCGACGGAGCTGGTGCTCGAGCGGGACGGGGCCGAGCGCCGCGTCGCCGTCACCCCGCTCGCCGATGACGCCCCGCTGCGCTATCAGGCCTGGGTCGCCTCCCGCCGTGCCCGGGTCGAGGAGCTCTCGGACGGCCGCCTCGGCTACCTGCACATCCCCGACATGATCTCCTCCGGCTGGGCGCAGATGCACCGCGACCTGCGGGAGGCCTCCACCAAGGAGGGCATCGTGGTCGACGTGCGCTACAACAGCGGCGGCCACACCTCGCAGCTGGTCACCGACCGGCTGGCGCGGCGGGTGCTGTCCTGGGACTACCCGCGCCACGAGACGCCGGGCACCTATCCGCAGTTCGCCCCGCGCGGCGCGGTGGTGCTGGTGACCAACCAGGAGGCCGGCTCCGACGGCGACATCGTGAACGCCGTCTCCCGCGCGATGGAGATCGGCCCGATCATCGGCATGCGGACCTGGGGCGGCGTGATCGGCATCGATGGCCGCTACGACCTGGTCGACGGCACCGGCGTCACACAGCCGAAGTACGCCAGCTGGTTCGAGGGCGAGGACTGGGACATCGAGAACTATGGCGTCGAGCCCGACATCGAGGTGCCGCTGCCGCCGAACGCCTGGGTGAGCGGCGAGGACCCGCAGCTCCAGCGCGGCGTCACCGAGGCGCTCGCGCTGCTGGCCCGGAAGCCCGCCGCGACGGCTCCCCCGCTGCCCGCGCCGCGCTTCGGCCCCCGGAAGGGCTGAGCGCGGCTCGCTCGTCGGGCCCCTCGGTGTCGCTGTCCCCGAGGGCCCCGACGAGGTCGGTGAGGTGATGGACCAGCTCGTCCGGGATGCCCGGAGCGAGCGGAGAGAGCATGCGCTCCTCGATCCGGCGCACCCGAGCGTCCGCCTCGGCGAGCAGCTCATGACCCGCCGTGGTCAGCTCGGCCGGCAGCCGCCGTCCGCTCGGCGCCGTCGGGGGCCGGTCGATCAGCCCGCGCTCGCGCAGACCCGCGAGCACGGTGTTCATCGACTGCGGGCTGACGAAGGCCGCACGGGCGAGATCGGCGTTGGTCAGGCCGGGATTCTGATGCAGCAGCTCCAGGCACGAGTACTGCGAGACCGTCACGCCGAGCGGTCGCAGCTCCTGATCCATGCTCGACCGCAGCGCCGACTGCGCCTGCTTCACCAGGTAGCCCACCCGTCGGGCGAGCTCGCCGACGCTCTTCTCGGTCCGCTCCATGTCCTCCACCCGATCCTCTCCTCGATCTATATCAACATCTTGACATAGGTCGGCCGAAGGTGTTCTATATCAATGTCCTGATATAGATCGATCCACAGAGGTCACCATGACTGCCACCGGCCCGGATTTCCTCGCCCTGCAGGTCCACGATCCCGAAGTGGCTGCCCGGTTCTTCGAGACGCACCTCGGGCTGCACCGAGCACCGACCTCCCCACCCGGCGCGGTCGTCTTCCCCACCGAGCCGATCCCCTTCGCGGTGCGTGAGCCGCTGCCCGGCACCGATCCCGCGGCGGCCTCCCCCGGGCCGGGCCATGGCATCGCGCTCTGGATCGCCGTCGAGGACGCCGACGCCCTCCACACGCGCCTGACGGAGGCCGGCGTCCGGACCCTGCAGGAGCCGACGGATTCGCCGTTCGGGCGGATGTTCCCCTTCGTCGGCCCCGAGGGCTACGTCCTGACCGCCCACACCGCTGCGGACTGACCTGGCTGGTCGGCACCAGCAGACGTCGGCAGACCCTCCCTGCCGCCCACGCCCTGCAGCATCTCGCGGAACGTCGCACTCACCGCAGGATGGAGGCGGCGATCTCGGGATGGCGCAGCGCCAGATCCTGGTGCTCGACGGGATGAGGAGCCCGCGCCCCACCCGCCTCCCGCGAGGCGGTGCGGGCGACCGGATGGACGTCGTCGGGCTGCAGGTCGCGGGCGATCGCCTCGTTCCCGAGGGCGATGCGCTCCCGCGGCGTCAACGGGGCATCGCGCAGCTCGCGCGGGGCGACGATCCGGGTGGCGAGCAGTCGGGTGAGAACCCCGAGGACGACGGTGACGACGGCGATGAGCAGGATGAGGACGAGGCCGGTGAGTGCGGAAGTCATGCCTCGATCCTGAAACGCCGGACCCGTCAGGACAAGCGATGATTCGCGCCCCTCTGTTCAGTTCTGCTGAACGGACGTAGGATCCTCGCATGCTCGATCCCGTCAAACTCCGCGTCCTGCGCTCGGTCGTCGAGACCGGCAGCATCCGTGCCAGCGCCGAGGCGCTCGGCTACACGCCGTCGGCCGTCAGCCAGCATCTGTCCGCGCTGCGGCGGGCGACGGGGCTCGAGCTGGTCGAACGCACCGGCCGCGGGATCACGGTGACCGCTCATGCCAAGATACTGGCCGACGGAGCCGGCGTCGCCCTGGACGCCCTGAACGCGCTCGAACGGACCGCGAAGGACCTGCGGTCCGGACGCACCGGCACCCTGCGGCTCGGCTACGCCACCTCGATCGCCTCCAGCTGGATCCCGGAGCTCGCTCGCGACGTCCGGCGGCGGTATCCCGACCTCGGGCTCGAGCTCGTCCTGCGCGACTGCAGCTGCGAGGACCTGGCCGAAGCGGGGATGGACGTCATCGTGGGGGAGGGCACGGCGGACGCCGTCCCCGAGGACTGGGCGGTCCAGGACGTCCTCGAGGAGGGATACGTGGCGCTCGTCGCGCGCGACCACCCGCTCGCGGCGCAGTCGAGCCTGCCGCTCAAGGACCTGGCCGATCAGTCATGGGCCACGGACGATCCCATCGAGTCCTTCTGGTTCGATCGAATCGGCGCCGCCTGCCGAGCCGCCGGCTTCTCCCCCTGCGTCGAGGTGAACCCCGATGACTTCGCGACGGTGCTGGGCTTCGTCGCGACGGGCGACTACGTCAGCGTGCAGCCCTCCGTGATCGCCCAGGACCTGCGCTCGGACATCGTGGCGATCCCCCTGGACCCGCCCGCACCCCGACGCCGCCTGCGGATCCAGGTGCGCCACGCCGTCGCACACAATCCGGCGGCGCAGTACATCGTCCAGCGCATCCACGCCGCCGCCGAGCGCCGGGCCGCAGAGATCCCGGGCGCCGTCCACCTCGGCACGGGTGCCGTGCGCCCGCCGCGCAGGATCGCAGGCGACCAGGCGGAGGCTCCCGCCGCACCGCGGCCCGTCGTGCCCGCGGTACGGCTGCCGGGCGTCTCCGCGGTCTGAACCGGGACCCCACGGCCGCCTCACCGTCTCGCCCTCCGATCTCGCCGCCGGTGACAGAAGTCCCGCCCGGACCGGGGGAGCAGGTGGACAATGACGGGACATCGCCCTCGCCGCGCTGCCGCCGCGGCGCCCGGAAGGAGCCCCCGTGACCGCATCCGACATCGACCAGCGCATCGCCGATCTCCCGGTCGCGGTGGACCTCACGGAGGATGCCGTGATCCTGGAGGTCGACCTCTCCGGTACGGCCGAGCAGATCTGGGC encodes the following:
- the istA gene encoding IS21 family transposase is translated as MVRKIRAKLVLQLRAEGLSGRAIAASQGMSRKSITAVLEAADAAEISWDDVADFPDGEVYAWLFPGRGEHESVFAQPDWERAHREMARVGVTLKLLHGEYVDACAAAGDPAMGYDRFCKTYQRHVLVTGAASRVGHKAAASVEVDWSGPTMTLSDPVTGKETRVYLFVGCLPFSRYAFAWPALDMRQDTWQRAHVAMFEAFGGSTPRVVPDNLKTGVIKHPREGEVVLNDAYREMAAHYSAAVLPGRIKKPKDKASVENTVAHVATWIIAGLRDRRFTSLPELTAAVAERMDEYNAEPFQKRPGSRASVFTAEEKPLLTVLPAVGYEISRWVYARRVGRNAHVVWERNYYSVPFAHIGERVDLRITDRALEVYRGTERLTSHLLLPETAANEYRTNEADLPGGERYQPWDAARVRAWAERIGPAAVTVIDRIFESVPIDEQGLDAALAVLRLSRRYSSERVEAACQLALAGRVRSPRYAHLHPILATGQDRMAALRPPREENAEQGGYVRGGDYYAGGVK
- a CDS encoding ATP-binding protein, whose protein sequence is MSVIDIETKRKLREMGAAPLLEAFETQDENLVLGMGFEDRLQLAVDEAHSMFTHAKVEGLIRRARLRYPGADLRRLDLIEQRGLDRNVITQLATCSFIARQQNVVFQGFTGSGKSYLGCALAKQACQHRIRAHYIRMPDLAEAWALARDKPQGKNKFLRKYAAFSLLVIDEWLLDHPDADMRYMLLELLEHRYDNASTVFCTQYAKKDWHQRLGSGVHADAIMDRIVHNTIWVDTGSHNMREHVATLK
- a CDS encoding S41 family peptidase — protein: MPSTPAHAAYLRHPDVRGDTVVFTAADDVWLAPLAGGRAWRLTDEGAPVAHPRFSPDGAHVAYTSRTSGGPEVWVIATEGDTAPRRLTTWGKPSTKLVGWLPDGRVIASTSYRAPVARDAQLWAIDLAGHAELLPLGRSGEVAIHPSGTTVVATPTGRDQASWKHYQGGTAAKLWISHEDVALDAPLAAHAARDWERLLDDILASKRRIAWHGDRLIFASDTPGPTAARTDRATANLWSVALDGSDLRAHTSLTSEQGYLREPATDGSTIVFTSRGRLFAMDSLDAAPREVEILASGVGAARLPRPASPRANLLAMRPVHDARASVVEWRGGAHALTHRGGPARLLAGTCGLRLREVRPLGRSPFALFVTDAEALADRETGGVGSDVLGLARLDGGGEEIRFDLGDVGRILHAIPSPDGSKVAISTHDNVVRLVTLRGLTDPAKTSPAPSSTGSSLWEQEGESGPEAPRLDHVREVGRSTGGEVADLAWSPDGRWLVWSEPNSWMLSRLMISDSEDAEPMGRALTSGKYQDAAPAFSADGKHLALLSLRTFETVYDDMVFDLGFVNAERPFLIPLERSTPDPFGPQADGWGASTEDDEAAQKSGDTDPAGHGAAGAHAATSGAGSAADHPAGVTSPSGADEATKPPVTRVDLESIEERLVPFPVLSGSYSHLTAVSGGFVWLRHPQQGVLGSARAGVEGEEPGPTLEHWALADRKLTVLAEDVSDLAVSGDGESLVIKQGKSWVQVPAARKVEDEDPARVVIDTGRLRLFVDPVEERRGMLWDNYRIMAQQYWRADMDGMDWHAMTSWYDPVIERVVTEDDFQDLMWEVQGELGTSHAYVMGGVYQADPPMLPAYLGADIVPRDGRWVIDRILPGDSSDPDARSPLLAPGVAAQVGDAIVRVDGREVGPDGGGVLGQLVGSADTPTELVLERDGAERRVAVTPLADDAPLRYQAWVASRRARVEELSDGRLGYLHIPDMISSGWAQMHRDLREASTKEGIVVDVRYNSGGHTSQLVTDRLARRVLSWDYPRHETPGTYPQFAPRGAVVLVTNQEAGSDGDIVNAVSRAMEIGPIIGMRTWGGVIGIDGRYDLVDGTGVTQPKYASWFEGEDWDIENYGVEPDIEVPLPPNAWVSGEDPQLQRGVTEALALLARKPAATAPPLPAPRFGPRKG
- a CDS encoding MarR family winged helix-turn-helix transcriptional regulator, which produces MERTEKSVGELARRVGYLVKQAQSALRSSMDQELRPLGVTVSQYSCLELLHQNPGLTNADLARAAFVSPQSMNTVLAGLRERGLIDRPPTAPSGRRLPAELTTAGHELLAEADARVRRIEERMLSPLAPGIPDELVHHLTDLVGALGDSDTEGPDERAALSPSGGRSAARAAGEPSRRASGPAARAPR
- a CDS encoding VOC family protein; translated protein: MTATGPDFLALQVHDPEVAARFFETHLGLHRAPTSPPGAVVFPTEPIPFAVREPLPGTDPAAASPGPGHGIALWIAVEDADALHTRLTEAGVRTLQEPTDSPFGRMFPFVGPEGYVLTAHTAAD
- a CDS encoding LysR family transcriptional regulator translates to MLDPVKLRVLRSVVETGSIRASAEALGYTPSAVSQHLSALRRATGLELVERTGRGITVTAHAKILADGAGVALDALNALERTAKDLRSGRTGTLRLGYATSIASSWIPELARDVRRRYPDLGLELVLRDCSCEDLAEAGMDVIVGEGTADAVPEDWAVQDVLEEGYVALVARDHPLAAQSSLPLKDLADQSWATDDPIESFWFDRIGAACRAAGFSPCVEVNPDDFATVLGFVATGDYVSVQPSVIAQDLRSDIVAIPLDPPAPRRRLRIQVRHAVAHNPAAQYIVQRIHAAAERRAAEIPGAVHLGTGAVRPPRRIAGDQAEAPAAPRPVVPAVRLPGVSAV